The Mesorhizobium sp. M1D.F.Ca.ET.043.01.1.1 genome contains a region encoding:
- a CDS encoding trimeric intracellular cation channel family protein, whose amino-acid sequence MNPIELLDYAGVAVFAATGALAASRKELDIIGFLFLASVTGIGGGTLRDVILNLPVFWVANSGYVMICAVVAVLVFFSAHRVESRYKLLLWLDAIGLAAFAVMGAAKGLAITGSPVVSVITGVLTATSGGILRDLLAGEPSVLLRPEIYVTAALAGAALFTLCDLAGMPALPSSLLGFAAAFLVRGGALKFGWSFPAYKSRPGRRPEDIP is encoded by the coding sequence ATGAATCCCATCGAGCTGCTCGACTATGCCGGCGTCGCGGTCTTCGCGGCGACGGGCGCGCTTGCCGCGTCGCGCAAGGAGCTCGACATCATCGGTTTCCTGTTCCTGGCCAGCGTCACCGGCATCGGCGGCGGGACGCTTCGCGACGTCATCCTCAACCTGCCGGTGTTCTGGGTCGCCAATAGCGGCTATGTGATGATCTGCGCCGTTGTCGCAGTGCTTGTCTTCTTCAGCGCCCATCGCGTTGAATCGCGCTACAAGCTGCTGCTCTGGCTCGACGCGATCGGGCTTGCCGCCTTCGCGGTGATGGGGGCGGCAAAGGGCCTGGCGATCACCGGCTCGCCGGTCGTGTCCGTCATCACCGGAGTGCTCACAGCGACCTCCGGCGGCATATTACGCGACCTTCTCGCCGGCGAGCCCTCCGTGCTTTTGAGACCCGAAATCTACGTCACGGCCGCGCTCGCGGGCGCCGCGCTCTTCACGCTTTGCGATCTTGCCGGCATGCCGGCACTCCCATCCAGCCTGCTCGGCTTCGCGGCGGCTTTCCTGGTGCGCGGTGGGGCGCTCAAGTTCGGCTGGTCGTTCCCGGCCTATAAGAGCCGGCCCGGGCGAAGGCCGGAGGATATTCCGTGA
- a CDS encoding DJ-1/PfpI family protein yields the protein MAGKKILMLVGEFSEEYEIFVFEQAMHAVGHTVHVVCPDKKAGDVLKTSLHDFEGHQTYTEKLGHDYILNKTFAEVDPADYDAVYAAGGRGPEYIRIDKRVQALVRHFHETGKPIFTICHGVQILIAVDGVVRGREVAALHYCEPEVTLAGGTYIDVAPTGVHVDGNLVSAKGWPGLAAFMRECLKVLGTEVRHGEALMRDQRKAA from the coding sequence ATGGCAGGCAAGAAGATATTGATGCTCGTTGGCGAGTTCAGCGAGGAATACGAGATTTTTGTCTTTGAGCAGGCCATGCACGCGGTCGGCCACACCGTCCATGTCGTGTGCCCCGACAAGAAGGCCGGCGACGTGCTCAAGACCTCGCTGCACGATTTCGAGGGCCACCAGACCTATACCGAAAAGCTCGGCCACGACTATATACTCAACAAGACCTTCGCCGAGGTGGACCCCGCGGACTATGACGCGGTCTACGCGGCCGGCGGGCGCGGGCCGGAATATATCCGCATCGACAAGCGCGTGCAGGCGCTGGTCAGGCACTTCCATGAAACCGGCAAGCCGATCTTCACCATCTGCCACGGCGTGCAGATCCTGATCGCGGTCGACGGCGTGGTGCGCGGCAGGGAAGTGGCGGCGCTGCACTATTGCGAGCCCGAGGTGACGCTCGCCGGCGGCACCTATATCGACGTCGCTCCGACCGGCGTGCATGTCGACGGCAATCTGGTGTCGGCAAAGGGATGGCCCGGTCTTGCCGCCTTCATGCGGGAATGCCTGAAGGTGCTCGGCACCGAGGTCCGTCACGGCGAAGCGCTGATGCGCGACCAGCGCAAGGCAGCCTGA
- the grpE gene encoding nucleotide exchange factor GrpE, which yields MSDQAKDERAPEEIEANQASGAKAPGERAEGGVDGDYEALVRLLKENEELKDRALRVAAEMENLRRRTARDMHDARTYAVANFARDMLSVSDNLRRALDAIPAEAKASGDAGFKALIEGVDLTERAMLSALERHGVKKLAPEGEKFDPNFHQAMFEVPNPDVPAGTVVQVVQPGYSIGERVLRPAMVGVSKGGPKAAAAEAPVEPGPVNEQAEKDA from the coding sequence ATGAGCGACCAGGCAAAAGACGAACGCGCGCCCGAGGAAATCGAAGCCAACCAGGCTTCCGGTGCCAAGGCTCCCGGCGAACGTGCGGAAGGCGGCGTCGACGGCGACTATGAAGCGCTCGTGCGGCTGCTGAAGGAAAACGAGGAACTGAAGGACCGCGCGCTTCGCGTCGCGGCCGAAATGGAGAACCTGCGGCGCCGCACGGCGCGCGACATGCATGACGCGCGCACCTACGCGGTGGCCAATTTCGCGCGCGACATGCTGTCGGTGTCTGACAATCTGCGCCGCGCGCTCGACGCCATTCCGGCCGAGGCCAAGGCCTCCGGCGATGCCGGCTTCAAGGCGCTGATCGAGGGCGTCGACCTCACCGAGCGCGCCATGCTGTCGGCGCTGGAGCGACACGGCGTGAAGAAGCTTGCGCCGGAAGGCGAGAAGTTCGACCCGAACTTCCACCAGGCGATGTTCGAGGTGCCCAACCCCGACGTTCCGGCCGGCACCGTCGTCCAGGTCGTGCAGCCGGGCTATTCGATCGGCGAGCGCGTGCTGCGGCCGGCGATGGTCGGCGTCTCCAAGGGCGGCCCGAAGGCTGCCGCGGCCGAGGCGCCGGTCGAGCCGGGTCCGGTGAACGAGCAGGCTGAGAAGGATGCGTGA